The Seriola aureovittata isolate HTS-2021-v1 ecotype China chromosome 12, ASM2101889v1, whole genome shotgun sequence genome window below encodes:
- the LOC130179073 gene encoding myosin-7-like produces the protein MGDAAMKEFGIAASFLRKSDKERLEAQTRPFDMKRECFVPDPEVEYVKATISSRDGDKVTADTEFGKTVTVKDCDVHPQNPPKFDKIEDMAMFTFLHEPAVLFNLKERYAAWMIYTYSGLFCVTVNPYKWLPVYNQEVVVAYRGKKRSEAPPHIFSISDNAYQYMLSDRENQSILITGESGAGKTVNTKRVIQYFASIAAAPTGKKDAAAEKKGTLEDQIIQANPALEAFGNAKTIRNDNSSRFGKFIRIHFDNRGKLASADIETYLLEKSRVTYQLKAERDYHIFYQILSQQKPELLEMLLITNNPYDYAFISQGETTVASINDSEELMATDDAFDVLGFTQEEKNSIYKLTGSIMHHGNMKFKQKQREEQAEADGTEVADKVAYLMGLNSADLIKALCHPRVKVGNEWVTKGQTVNQVNYAVSALSKSVYEKMFLWMVVRINQSLDTKQPRQYFIGVLDIAGFEIFDFNTFEQLCINFTNEKLQQFFNHHMFVLEQEEYKKEGIQWTFIDFGMDLQACIDLIEKPMGIMSILEEECMFPKASDTTFKAKLYDNHLGKSNNFQKPRIVKGKPEAHFALMHYAGTVDYNINNWLVKNKDPLNETVVGLYQKSNLKLLGILFANYAGADSAQESGGKGKGGSKKKGSSFQTVSALHRENLNKLMTNLRSTHPHFVRCIIPNETKTPGAMENPLVMHQLRCNGVLEGIRICRKGFPNRILYADFKQRYRILNPSSIPEGQFIDNKKASEKLLGSLDIDHEQYKLGHTKVFFKAGLLGLLEEMRDDRLALIITRIQARSRGVLARIEFQKIVERRDALLVIQWNIRAFMGVKNWPWMKMFFKIKPLLKSAETEKEMANMKEEFLKLKEAYAKSEARRKELEEKMVSLLQEKNDLQLQVQTEQDNLCDAEERCEGLIKSKIQQEAKLKELTERLEDEEEMNAELTAKKRKLEDECSELKKDIDDLELTLAKVEKEKHATENKVKNLTEEMAAQDEIIAKLTKEKKALQEAHQQTLDDLQSEEDKVNTLTKAKAKLEQQVDDLEGSLEQEKKIRMDLERAKRKLEGDLKLAQESIMDLENDKQQLEERLKKKDFEISQLNGKIEDEQAMSAQLQKKLKELQARIEELEEELEAERAARAKVEKQRADLSRELEEISERLEEAGGATSAQIEMNKKREAEFQKLRRDLEEATLQHEATAATLRKKQADSVADLGEQIDNLQRVKQKLEKEKSELRLELDDVVSNMEQIVKAKNNLEKMCRSLEDQMNEYKTKSEEGQRAINDFSMQKAKLQTENGELSRQLEEKDSLVSQLTRGKQSYTQQIEDLKRQLEEEIKAKNALAHAVQSSRHDCDLLREQFEEEQEAKAELQRSMSKANSEVAQWRTKYETDAIQRTEELEEAKKKLAQRLQDAEEAVEAVNAKCSSLEKTKHRLQNEIEDLMVDVERSNAAAAALDKKQRNFDKVLSEWKQKYEESQTELESSQKEARSLSTELFKLKNSYEESLEHLETMKRENKNLQEEISDLTEQIGEGGKSIHELEKIRKQLEQEKSEIQTALEEAEASLEHEEGKILRAQLEFNQVKADIERKLAEKDEEMEQAKRNQQRIVDTLQSSLEAETRSRNEALRLKKKMEGDLNEMEIQLSQANRQASEAQKQLKAVHTHLKDAQLQLDDALRASDDMRENIAIVERRNNLLQAELEELRAALEQTERSRKLAEQELLDVSERVQLLHSQNTSLINQKKKLEADTSQLQTEVEDAVQECRNAEEKAKKAITDAAMMAEELKKEQDTSAHLERMKKNMEQTIKDLQHRLDEAEQIAMKGGKKQVQKLEARVRELEHEVENEQRKASDAVKGVRKYERRIKELTYQTEEDRKNLARLQDLVDKLQLKVKSYKRSAEEAEEQANSHLGKFRKLQHELDEAEERADIAESQVNKMRAKSRDVGSKKGLDEE, from the exons ATGGGGGACGCTGCCATGAAAGAGTTTGGGATCGCTGCTTCTTTTTTGAGGAAATCAGATAAGGAGCGTTTGGAAGCCCAAACTCGTCCGTTTGACATGAAGAGGGAGTGCTTTGTTCCTGACCCTGAGGTTGAGTACGTCAAAGCTACCATCAGCAGCCGGGATGGTGACAAAGTCACCGCTGATACTGAATTTGGAAAG ACTGTGACGGTGAAGGACTGCGATGTCCACCCTCAAAACCCGCCCAAGTTTGATAAAATTGAAGACATGGCCATGTTCACCTTCCTCCATGAGCCTGCTGTGCTGTTCAACCTCAAAGAGCGTTATGCAGCATGGATGATTTAC ACCTACTCTGGGCTGTTCTGTGTGACTGTCAACCCCTACAAGTGGCTGCCGGTCTACAACCAAGAAGTGGTTGTTGCctacagaggaaagaagaggagtgAAGCTCCTCCTCATatcttctccatctctgacaATGCCTACCAGTACATGCTGTCAG acagagaaaaccAGTCAATCCTTATCAC TGGAGAATCTGGTGCTGGAAAGACTGTCAACACCAAACGTGTCATTCAGTACTTTGCCAGCATCGCAGCTGCTCCGACTGGGAAGAAAGATGCAGCCGCTGAGAAGAAG GGAACCCTGGAGGATCAGATCATCCAGGCTAACCCTGCTCTGGAGGCCTTTGGTAATGCCAAGACCATCAGGAATGACAACTCCTCAAGATTT GGTAAATTTATCCGCATTCATTTCGACAATCGAGGAAAGCTAGCCTCCGCTGATATTGAAACTT ACCTTCTGGAAAAGTCTCGTGTGACCTACCAGCTCAAAGCTGAGAGGGACTACCACATTTTCTACCAGATCTTGTCTCAGCAAAAGCCTGAACTTCTGG AGATGTTGCTAATCACCAACAACCCCTATGACTACGCTTTCATCTCCCAAGGAGAGACAACTGTAGCTTCTATCAATGATTCTGAAGAGCTGATGGCCACTGAT GACGCTTTTGATGTGCTGGGCTTCActcaagaagagaaaaacagcatttacaagctGACTGGTTCCATCATGCATCATGGTAACATGAAGTTTAAGCAGAAGCAGCGAGAGGAGCAGGCAGAGGCTGATGGCACTGAAG TTGCTGACAAAGTTGCATATCTGATGGGCCTGAACTCTGCTGACCTCATCAAAGCTCTCTGTCACCCAAGAGTCAAAGTAGGAAATGAGTGGGTCACCAAAGGACAAACTGTAAACCAG gTGAACTATGCCGTTAGTGCACTGTCAAAATCAGTatatgaaaagatgtttttgtggATGGTGGTGAGGATCAACCAATCCCTGGACACCAAGCAGCCCCGCCAGTACTTCATTGGTGTGCTGGACATTGCTGGATTTGAGATCTTTGAT TTCAACACCTTTGAGCAGCTGTGCATCAACTTCACCAATGAaaaactgcaacagtttttcAACCACCACATGTTTGTGCTGGAGCAGGAAGAGTACAAGAAAGAAGGCATTCAATGGACCTTCATAGATTTTGGTATGGATTTGCAGGCCTGTATTGACCTGATTGAAAAG CCCATGGGTATCATGTCCATCCTTGAAGAGGAGTGCATGTTCCCCAAAGCCTCTGATACCACATTTAAAGCTAAGCTCTATGACAATCATCTGGGGAAATCCAACAACTTCCAGAAGCCCAGAATTGTCAAAGGGAAACCAGAGGCCCATTTTGCCCTGATGCACTACGCTGGAACTGTTGATTATAATATCAACAACTGGCTGGTGAAGAACAAGGATCCACTGAATGAGACCGTTGTAGGACTCTACCAGAAGTCAAATCTCAAGCTGCTGGGTATCCTGTTTGCAAATTATGCTGGAGCTGACTCAG CTCAGGAGTCCGGTGGGAAGGGAAAAGGTGGCAGCAAGAAGAAAGGTTCTTCTTTCCAAACTGTATCAGCCTTACATAGG GAGAACCTGAACAAGCTGATGACCAACTTGAGGTCTACTCACCCTCACTTTGTACGCTGCATCATCCCCAATGAGACCAAGACTCCTGGGGCCATGGAGAATCCACTGGTGATGCACCAGCTGCGCTGTAACGGTGTGCTGGAAGGCATCAGGATCTGCAGGAAGGGCTTCCCCAACAGGATCCTTTATGCAGATTTCAAACAGAG ATACCGTATTTTGAACCCAAGTTCTATCCCTGAGGGACAGTTCATCGATAACAAGAAAGCTTCAGAGAAGCTTTTGGGCTCCTTGGATATAGACCATGAACAGTACAAACTGGGGCACACCAAG GTGTTCTTCAAAGCTGGACTGCTTGGTCTGCTAGAGGAGATGCGAGATGACCGTTTAGCTCTGATCATCACCAGGATCCAGGCAAGATCCCGAGGTGTTCTGGCAAGAATCGAATTCCAGAAGATTGTAGAACGCAG GGATGCCCTACTTGTGATCCAGTGGAATATCCGTGCCTTCATGGGGGTCAAGAATTGGCCCTGGATGAAGATGTTCTTCAAAATCAAGCCTCTGCTGAAATCAGCAGAGACTGAGAAGGAGATGGCCAACATGAAGGAAGAGTTTCTGAAACTGAAAGAGGCTTATGCAAAATCAGAAGCCCGCAGGAAGGAACTTGAAGAAAAAATGGTCTCTCTTCTCCAAGAGAAGAATGACCTGCAGCTCCAAGTTCAAACT GAGCAAGATAATCTGTGTGATGCTGAAGAAAGATGCGAAGGGCTGATTAAGAGCAAGATTCAGCAGGAGGCAAAATTGAAAGAGTTgacagagagactggaggatgaggaggagatgaaCGCTGAACTGACAGCTaagaagaggaagctggaggaTGAGTGCTCTGAGTTAAAGAAGGACATTGATGACTTAGAGTTAACTCTGGCTAAagtagagaaagagaagcaCGCCACTGAGAACAAG GTAAAGAACCTGACTGAGGAGATGGCTGCACAGGATGAAATAATTGCCAAGTTGACCAAGGAAAAGAAAGCCTTACAGGAAGCTCATCAGCAAACACTGGATGATCTGCAGAGTGAAGAAGACAAAGTCAACACTTTGACCAAGGCCAAGGCCAAGCTGGAGCAGCAAGTGGATGAT CTTGAAGGATCCCTagagcaagaaaagaaaattcgGATGGATCTCGAGAGAGCAAAGCGGAAGCTTGAGGGAGACCTAAAGTTGGCTCAAGAAAGCATCATGGACCTGGAAAATGACAAGCAGCAACTTGAAGAGAGGCTGAAAAA GAAAGATTTTGAAATCAGCCAACTAAATGGCAAAATAGAAGATGAACAGGCAATGAGTGCTCAGCTCCAGAAAAAACTGAAGGAGTTGCAG GCCCGCATTGAAGAGCTGGAAGAAGAGCTTGAGGCAGAGCGAGCTGCTCGAGCCaaggtggagaagcagagaGCAGACTTGtccagagagctggaggagatcagtgagaggctggaggaggctgGTGGAGCAACATCTGCCCAGATTGAGATGAACAAGAAGAGGGAGGCTGAGTTCCAGAAACTCCGCAGAGACCTTGAAGAGGCCACTCTGCAGCATGAAGCCACCGCTGCCACGCTCAGGAAGAAACAAGCTGACAGTGTTGCTGACCTGGGGGAGCAGATTGACAACCTGCAAAGAGTCAAGCAGAAACtagagaaggagaagagtgAGCTCAGACTGGAACTGGATGATGTGGTCTCCAATATGGAGCAGATTGTGAAGGCTAAg aataatttggaaaaaatgtGCAGGTCTCTGGAGGACCAGATGAATGAATACAAGACAAAGTCAGAAGAAGGACAGCGTGCCATCAATGACTTCAGTATGCAGAAAGCAAAGCTTCAAACTGAGAATG GTGAACTTTCTCGGCAGCTTGAGGAAAAAGATTCTCTGGTGTCTCAACTCACGAGAGGAAAACAGTCTTATACGCAGCAAATTGAAGACCTCAAAAGACAACTGGAGGAGGAAATCAAG gCCAAGAATGCATTAGCCCATGCAGTGCAGTCTTCTCGTCATGACTGTGACCTGCTTAGGGAGCAGtttgaggaggagcaggaggccaAGGCTGAACTGCAGCGCAGCATGTCAAAGGCAAACTCTGAGGTGGCTCAGTGGAGAACTAAGTATGAAACTGATGCCATCCAGAGGACTGAGGAACTGGAGGAGGCCAA GAAAAAGCTGGCTCAGCGTCTGCAGGACGCTGAGGAGGCTGTTGAAGCAGTGAATGCTAAATGCTCCTCTCTGGAGAAGACCAAACACAGACTGCAGAATGAGATTGAAGATCTCATGGTGGATGTGGAGAGGtctaatgctgctgctgctgctctggacaAGAAGCAAAGAAACTTTGACAAG GTCTTGTCAGAATGGAAACAGAAATATGAGGAGTCTCAAACAGAACTGGAGAGCTCTCAGAAGGAAGCCAGGTCTCTGAGCACTGAACTCTTCAAACTGAAGAACTCCTATGAAGAATCTCTTGAACATCTGGAGAccatgaagagagagaacaagaatCTACAGG aggaaATATCTGACCTCACTGAACAAATTGGTGAAGGTGGAAAGAGTATTCATGAGCTTGAGAAGATTCGAAAACAGTTGGAACAAGAGAAGTCAGAGATACAAAcagctctggaggaagctgaG GCTTCACTGGAGCATGAGGAAGGGAAGATTCTCAGAGCCCAGCTTGAGTTCAACCAGGTCAAGGCTGACATTGAGCGTAAGCTGGctgagaaagatgaagagatggaGCAAGCAAAGAGAAACCAGCAGCGAATTGTGGACACTCTTCAGAGCTCTCTTGAAGCCGAGACTCGCAGCAGGAATGAAGCCCTCcgtttgaaaaagaaaatggagggaGACCTCAATGAGATGGAAATCCAGCTTAGCCAGGCCAACAGGCAGGCATCTGAGGCCCAGAAACAACTAAAGGCTGTTCATACGCATCTAAAG GATGCACAGCTCCAGCTTGATGATGCTCTGCGAGCCAGTGATGATATGAGAGAAAACATTGCCATTGTTGAGAGGCGCAACAACCTGCTTCAGGCTGAGCTGGAGGAACTGAGGGCTGCTCTGGAGCAAACTGAGAGAAGTCGCAAACTTGCTGAGCAAGAGCTGCTGGATGTTAGTGAGAGGGTGCAGCTACTGCACTCACAG AACACCAGCCTGATaaaccagaagaagaagctaGAGGCTGATACATCCCAGCTTCAGACAGAAGTAGAAGATGCAGTGCAGGAGTGCAGAAACGCAGAGGAAAAGGCCAAGAAGGCCATTACTGATGCTGCCATGAtggcagaggagctgaagaaagaGCAGGACACCAGCGCTCACCTGGAGCGCATGAAGAAGAACATGGAGCAAACCATTAAAGACCTGCAGCACCGTCTGGATGAAGCTGAACAGATCGCCATGAAGGGAGGCAAGAAGCAGGTGCAGAAGCTCGAGGCCAGG GTCAGGGAACTTGAACATGAGGtagaaaatgaacagagaaaAGCCAGTGATGCTGTAAAGGGAGTAAGAAAGTATGAAAGACGTATAAAGGAGCTTACTTATCAG ACTGAAGAAGACCGTAAAAATTTAGCACGTCTTCAAGATCTGGTGGACAAGCTGCAGCTAAAGGTCAAGTCCTACAAGAGGTCTGCAGAGGAGGCT GAGGAACAGGCTAATTCTCATCTTGGCAAGTTCCGCAAGCTGCAGCATGAGCTGGACGAGGCTGAAGAGCGTGCCGACATCGCTGAGTCTCAGGTCAACAAGATGCGCGCCAAGAGCCGAGATGTGGGCTCCAAG aaaGGACTTGATGAAGAGTGA